The genomic DNA GTTCGTATTCTAGCCGTGTGAGCCGTCTGTATGTTGTCTTCAGTATTTGCTGAACATCATCTGGCAAGGGTCGTTTCCGCGACTTAGCCATTGCTTTTTGCCTCCTTCTTCTTTTTGGATCCGCCTCTGGTCCCCTGTTGCTTGAGTTTTTTGCGCAAAGCATCGACTTCAGCTCTCGTTATGCCCGCAAGCTTCAGGAAGTCATCGTAAGTCAGTTCGGGCGGCTCTTCAGAGAAGTCGCCGTGGACAATGGCCTTCTGGCCCGCGGCTTTTCTCTGCACAAGCTCAAGCTTGTGCCTTTCGACGCTGTTGTCCATCATCAGTCTTATAATCGCCACGTCGGACTTCTGCCCAGGCCGGTAGATTCGGCCCTCCCTCTGCTCAAGGATATCCGGCCGCCAACTTTCAGTCTTCTACTTACTGAGGAATTGTCTGCAACTTATGAATGCTGGCATTGATCGTCCTCATCCTCAACTTCCTTCATCAGCTCCGCAAGCGACTTCACTACTTCCTCGGCGTTGTGCGGATGGGCAAGCACTTCCGCATAGCTTGACATCCAGCAGTAAATCTGATATGCAAAAGCGGCGATCTCGGCGGCCGCACTCCACCGGTCTTTGGGCGGCGAAAGCGGCAGAATAGCAGACGCAAGCGCAAGACTTCGCTGTTCAATATAGCCAGAAACAGCGTCGATGTCCGAAAGAAACTCAAAAAACTGACCATTCGGTCGACATCTGCCGCATTTTTCTTTGTTTTTATCAAACTCATGGCAATCTCCTTTACTTGTAATTGCTCCTTTGCTATCCCTAGTCACTCTGCAAGCCAAACAAGTATTCGCGCATGTCTCTGTAAGCTTGCGCCCGAACTTCCGCATAGCGAGCTTCAAGCTTTTTCTCGTAGTTATGCGAGCGGCTAGCCTTGCGCGCTTTCAGTCCTCTACTTACTGAGGAATTGTTTGCAACGTCAAATCCGCCACGGCGTTCAACCGTTCACCAATGCGCCCTAATTGCTCATTGATAAGGTAATGGCTGGCATCCAGCAGTTGTGAAGCCGACGCATAATTGCGGCAGGGAAACGCTCCGACGATCTTCGCAGAGAAATCTTCACGGCTTATCTTCTTTTTGTCAAGACCGCCAAGTTCACTGTAAACGTCGCCGCTCACAAATGTGATGACCTTGCTTCCTTTCCCGTGTCGCCCTACGCAACCGAACCTTTGTAGAAACGAGTTACCTTCGCATTCTTCAGTGATTAGAACATCAGCGTCAAAATCAACGCCGACTTCTACCGCCGACGTTGAAATAAGCACAGCTCTCTCCAAATCGGTAAAAACGTTTATCAAGCCTTCACGCGCCTGCTTTGCCATGCTACCCGAATAGATGATAACAGGCACGTCAGTATCCTTCCACAAGCCGATGTGCCGACAATCGATGTCTAGTTCACCAGAATCTAAACCTGCTTTAACTGCCTCACGTATTTTATCCGCTTCGTCCTTTTCAACCAGCCATTCCAACCATCGTAGATAGACCGGGCGATGACTAAAGCTGCTAGTTGGAAGTTGAGCTGGATCGGCATTCATCTCAAAGGTAAGTCGTTTTGTTAGTAGCAACGCTAATTCATTATCCAAGCCTGCAGAAACAAAAGTATTTGTTAGGTCTGAAAACTTAGTTGCTTTGCAACAGATAGGATCATCTGCAATGTTGCTCAACTTCTCTACTGTGTCAGTGAGCCATTCGTCAATGATGGCTTGTTGCTTATCTTCGCCTTCTACCCGCTCTAACCGATTACGTACGGCGCCAATAATGCGATATGGCAAAGGGCGATTGTTCAAAAGAGACTCCCACGTCTCACCTGTGCGTTGGCTTCGTTCATGCACAGCTCGTTTGACCTGCCAGCATTGCCTCTCTAAAATCTCAGTGGTGTGGGCGACGACCTCTTGCAATGGCAGTTTAAGCTCTACTCCATCTCGGGCATCTGCTAGAACAACGTCTTTCGCGCGAAATAATTTTTCGTTCAGTTTGTCTAGGATTTGTTTCTCGATGCTTTTTTTCTAACAATTCAATTAAGTCCCCAAACTTAACAGCGCAAAAATTTTAGGCGATGTTCGACAGGAATTGCGGATGACTCGTTGACCTTACATTTTTCAAATAATTGGTGCGCCATGCGAGCTGAATTGCAGATGACTAATACCTTATGGCAACCTTTATTAAGCGTTTCATCGACAGCGCTTACAAAACATTCAACGCGGTTTCTCAAACTACTAGAATGAAATTCTACTTGCACATCACAGCACTTGGATTTTCCACAAATTTGTTTTGCGTTGTTCAGGCATTGTAATGCTCTTGTCGGCGTTGCAGTAAGAATGTGAAGTCGAAGTGTTCTACCTATGAAATTAGCAAGCGTTTTTATACGTCTCCACAAATGCTCAAAATTTTTCAACATTAATCCGTTAAATAGATGCGCTTCATCCAATACAAATTCGTCTACCTGACATAATCTATAAAGAAGCAGGGCGTTATATTTTACATTTTTTCGAAAGAACCAATAGATCTCATCAGGTGTTGCAAGAAGAATGCGCTTACTCAGACATTGTATGAGCTCAGAGCGCGACATTCCTCCCTGAATTTGTCCTATCTGATTACTAAAGCCAATTGCTTCTGCAAGAGATTCCATAACTCCCCTTTGATCCTCGAGGAGAGCAACTGTAGGGTACATAAACAAGACTTTACTTATTTTTCCTTGCTGGAGCTTGCAGAAGAGTGGAATAGCAACTGCCAAAGTCTTGCCGGATGCAGTACCAGCGGTAAGCATGACCTCCTTATCTTTAGAGATAATATGAAATACATCGTTCTGGTGTTCGAATGGTAGTACATCTTCCCTACCCAGGTAAGAACGCAAAAGTATTAAATGCTCTTTACGTACCCTTCTTTTGTTTTCAAAAATAGGACGAGTATTCTGCACAATAGCTCTAATCATAAACTACAAATCCTCTTGAATGATTTCACTGCCTGCCAACCTATTTTAGCCGCTGAAAATCAATATTTCATATCACCACATGAGAATTTTGGGAAATTCTTTTTGGGGTGGTGGGGTGGCGGTGGTGGTTTCAATTTGCAGTAAATGGGCGCTTTGATGTCAGATGCTTTCTCCAAAATATCTTTTCAATCAAACGCTAGCCACACCTTTGCTTACTATCTTCCAATAAAATTTCCCCTTTTCCAATCGTCCTCCTTGCCTCTACTACTTAACTAATTGAATAATTATCCTATTTTATCCTTGCTTTTCTTTGCTGTCAATAGCAGACCTTCTAATATTTCTAGTAATTATTCGCCCGTTCTTTACAAATATGTGCTTTGTTGACTGCAAACAAAGCGCTCCATCGTGTTCGGCAGTTCTTGCTTAAATCAATTTTTAGAAGGTTTTTGATTTTTTCCTTGATACTGCCCTAATCTTCCCCGCCCCACCCGCCAACAATTAGTGTTGGACCGCTCACCCAATAGCTGTACTGATTAGCAGTCGCTTGGGTGACTTGCCCCATCCAAAGGGACTCTCGCCCCATCAAAAGGGTCCCAAGCACCATGCGATGGGACCCAAGTACCATCCCAAGGTTATCGCATACCATCCGGCGGTTGCTTTCTACCATCCGACGGTTGCTTTCTACCATCCGACGGTTGCTTTCTACCATCCGATGGTTGCCTTCTACCATCCGATGGTTGCCTTCTACCATCCGACGGTTGCTTTCTACCATCCGATGGTTGCCTTCTACCATCCGATGGTTGCCTTCTACCAAGCGATGGTTGCAGTGTGCCAGCCGATGGAAACTGCGATTCTTTGATGGACAGTTGCTGGATGACGGTACTATTTATTTGGGGAGTAGAATAGAATGCGAGATTACGTACCAAGAAACGATGAGGAGCTTCGTGATTGGATGAGCAACTTCCTGACTGTGCTGACGCCGCATTTGGCGGAGTTCGGCATGGTCGCCGCTGATTTGCAAACTCTGCAGGACTTGAGCAACGGCTTCAGCGATGATTTGACAGCCTACGTGCAGTTGGCTCAGGAGACGCTGGCAATGTCGGCACAGAAGAAGAACTCCCGCAAAGCCATGGTCGCCGAACTGCGCCCAATCGTCCAGCGCATCAACCATCACCCCGCTATGACCGATGCAATGCGCGTGAGCCTAGGCCTAAAGCCATCCAATGTCTCCACTAATTCGTTTCCAATTGAGGAGCTGATTCCAGACATCTTCCTCGAGACAACCCTCGGAAAGGTTACCGTCCACTGGGGTCCCAATCCGATGAATGAAGGCCGAAATGGGAAGCCAGAGGGCGTTAAGGGCGCGAACATCTACCGCAAAGCCGCCGGCGAGGATAAGTTCCAGCTAATTGCTTTCTCATCATCTTCGCCATATTACGACTACGTCACGGGCCCTGCTAGAGATTATACGTACATCGTTCGCTATCGGGGAACGAAGGAAACAGATTTAAGCAACGAATCCACCGAGGAGACGGTTGCCGCAAGGGGCGCACTGGCGACGTAGATTTTCCTCATAGGGCTTCCACATCAGTGCATTAGGAGCAAAAAAGGGCAGGTATCTGCTTCCTGCCCTTTTTTGGCAGTTTGAGCATTGAGCAAATAATTAGGCTTTCACATAAGGGCACCTGACTGCTTATCCTACGATTTCATATTTTCCCATGCCGAATACTGGGGAGTCGCCGACGTGGGTGAACATGCCCAAGACGAGGTATGGAAGGAACTCCTCCATCTCTCCTTTGTAGGTTACGTCGCCAACGATGCCTTCGTGGGGTATTCGCCGCCCTTGGCGGTTCGAGACATGCTCCCAATATATTTGGTCGAGATTTCCACTGGCGATTTTCACCTTTTCTGCGCGCTCGTGAATGCCTGCGTAGTCTAGCTGGGGCCATTCGCCGCAGTGGCCGGCGGAGAGAAGTGATATTCGGCGGAGAAGGTTTCGCATTAGGATGTGGAATTCTGGCCGAAATGCGGGCTTATGGTTGTATGTTAATCGCGTGCAGGTTAGAAAGCGAATTTTCAGGTTATCTTTTGGCAGTCGCTCTGCATATTTGACCATGTCGGGGTACTTCAGCACGACTGTAGTGGAGCGGACAACTGAGTCGGCGGGGTCGTAGACGACTTCGCTGCTGGCAGTTAAATCATTAACCGCGTAGATTTTCCCTAACGTAAAAGGCGCTCTTCCTTTTCCGATGCCAGCCTCTCCGAGTTCTCGAAGGGTTACTAACGAAGTATGGAAGATATTCTATTGCGTTGCCGAAAAGGATAAGCCGCATTAGCAGGAGTTCCCCCTCTTCGTATTCCTGCTTATTTTCTAGGGGAGGCTCGATGACGAAGGGGCGAGGGAATTTGCTGTACCCAACGGTGCCTTTCTGCTCTGGAGTCGCAGGGGTTTCGAATATGTAGGCATATGCGCATTTTGGTTCCAGCTCACAGCCTTCGCAGGTCTTTACGGACGGCTGATAGCAGACAAGCCGCTTGAACTGCATGGTGAGTGCGCCGCGAAGGGTACTGCCCTTGAACGGCGGGAGGAAAAGCGGCCCAGCACAAATCAGCTCGATTTCGTATGAGCTCAAAAGAAATTTGGAAAGCACTTTGCCAACTCCGTTATTTTAGTATCAAGCTTTCTGCTTTCAAATGCTATTACAGACAGTGAACTGCTATATAAAGCAAGGAGTAGTTTGGCTATACCATAATTCAGCTGTCCCAAATTGTCAAGCCAAGTTTTCGGGCTCCATTTTTGGGATAGCAATTGTGAAGGTGCTTCCAACGCCGACAGTGCTTTCAACAGATATCCTGCCGCCGTGCGCTTGGACGATATCCTGCACGATTGACAAGCCTAAGCCTGTGCCGCCAAGCTGTCGCGACCTCGCCTTGTCCACACGGTAGAACCTTTCGAATATGCGGTCAATATGCGCAGGGGGTATGCCGACGCCTGTATCGCTTACGCTCAATATCCAATCCTCGCTGGTTTCGGAAGCCGATATTTCGACGGAGCCTTTCTCAGGCGTATACTTAATCGCATTGTCTATTAGGTTTATAAGCACCTGATGCATTTGGCGTTTGTCCACATACATCTGCATTTGATGTGGAACGTTTATTTTAACGCTGACTTCGTATTGGAGGGCTTTTTCCGAAAGGTTCTCGACTGCCTGCTCAACTAATTCTCGCACCAAAACGTTTGAACGCTGTGGCCTGCGTTTGCCTGATTCAAGCTCTGAGATATTAAGCAAATCGGCTAGGAGAAGAGAAAGTCGCTCTGTTTCCGAATCGAGGCTGTTTACGAAACGATCCAGAACCTCTGGGTCTTCTTTGGCACCGGACTGGAGAGCGCCGACAATTGCGCGAATTGCGGCGACGGGCGTTCGGAGCTCATGGCTAACGTTCGCCACGAAGTCCTTCCGGACTTCTGCCAACATGCGAATCTCGGTAACATCGTGGAGACCCAGTACTACTCCTATTATTTGGCCACTTTCATCGCTTACTGGCGCTGAGTAAGCATTTACAATTCGCTCTACAGGGGCGTGAATCTTCAATTCCTTTCTCAGCGTGCGGCGTGATTTCACGGTCCCGTGAATCATTTCGACGGCATCGGGAATCATGCTAAGCGCTCCGATTTGTTCTCCTACAACCTTTTCTGATTTAATGCCTAAAATTCGTTCGGAAGCAAGATTAAACAAGATAATTCGTCCACGCTTGTCAGTTACCACTATACCATCCGCCATTGTTCGAAGGATGGTTTCCATTCTTTTTTTCTGTTCGGCTACTTGCTCGATATTCTCGCAAAGGCGGTCAGCCATCAAGTTAAGGCTAGCGGCGAGCTCGCCTACTTCATCTTTCGACATCACAGGCACTCGCTGGCTAAGGTCTCCAGCCGCCATTGTTCTAGCCATCTCATTCATTTTGCTGATTGGGTCGGCTATGCTAGAGGCAAGTCGCATGCTAATTGCGATTGCT from Armatimonadota bacterium includes the following:
- a CDS encoding DEAD/DEAH box helicase, which codes for MIRAIVQNTRPIFENKRRVRKEHLILLRSYLGREDVLPFEHQNDVFHIISKDKEVMLTAGTASGKTLAVAIPLFCKLQQGKISKVLFMYPTVALLEDQRGVMESLAEAIGFSNQIGQIQGGMSRSELIQCLSKRILLATPDEIYWFFRKNVKYNALLLYRLCQVDEFVLDEAHLFNGLMLKNFEHLWRRIKTLANFIGRTLRLHILTATPTRALQCLNNAKQICGKSKCCDVQVEFHSSSLRNRVECFVSAVDETLNKGCHKVLVICNSARMAHQLFEKCKVNESSAIPVEHRLKFLRC
- the cas6 gene encoding CRISPR system precrRNA processing endoribonuclease RAMP protein Cas6, which produces MVKYAERLPKDNLKIRFLTCTRLTYNHKPAFRPEFHILMRNLLRRISLLSAGHCGEWPQLDYAGIHERAEKVKIASGNLDQIYWEHVSNRQGRRIPHEGIVGDVTYKGEMEEFLPYLVLGMFTHVGDSPVFGMGKYEIVG
- a CDS encoding cell wall metabolism sensor histidine kinase WalK, giving the protein MTKKIKWRFVLTYLVVTFLAIFSLGLTFSYFVERQFIAEVEAALHGHGTLVKDVLEPKIRQSKSTDSVDLNRLCERLAADIRASITVYDNQGRVIGSSGTGFNAPGVEDFAHSIKGLQEGFGCKICHSEAREVKGAVVVVPLKANGKSAGKVVLQASLYEARRAAGRIHRIILVTLAITSAVAIAISMRLASSIADPISKMNEMARTMAAGDLSQRVPVMSKDEVGELAASLNLMADRLCENIEQVAEQKKRMETILRTMADGIVVTDKRGRIILFNLASERILGIKSEKVVGEQIGALSMIPDAVEMIHGTVKSRRTLRKELKIHAPVERIVNAYSAPVSDESGQIIGVVLGLHDVTEIRMLAEVRKDFVANVSHELRTPVAAIRAIVGALQSGAKEDPEVLDRFVNSLDSETERLSLLLADLLNISELESGKRRPQRSNVLVRELVEQAVENLSEKALQYEVSVKINVPHQMQMYVDKRQMHQVLINLIDNAIKYTPEKGSVEISASETSEDWILSVSDTGVGIPPAHIDRIFERFYRVDKARSRQLGGTGLGLSIVQDIVQAHGGRISVESTVGVGSTFTIAIPKMEPENLA